A single region of the Tachyglossus aculeatus isolate mTacAcu1 chromosome X1, mTacAcu1.pri, whole genome shotgun sequence genome encodes:
- the RPS15 gene encoding 40S ribosomal protein S15 has translation MAEVEQKKKRTFRKFTYRGVDLDQLLDMSYEQLMQLYSARQRRRLNRGLRRKQHSLLKRLRKAKKEAPPMEKPEVVKTHLRDMIILPEMVGSMVGVYNGKTFNQVEIKPEMIGHYLGEFSITYKPVKHGRPGIGATHSSRFIPLK, from the exons ATG GCGGAAGTCGAGCAGAAGAAGAAGCGGACCTTTAGGAAGTTCACTTACCGGGGCGTGGATCTGGACCAGCTTCTGGATATGTCCTA CGAGCAACTGATGCAGCTGTACAGCGCCCGGCAGAGGCGACGGCTAAACAGAGGCCTGCGCCGCAAGCAGCACTCGCTCTTAAAACGCCTGCGCAAGGCAAAGAAGGAAGCGCCTCCCATGGAGAAACCCGAGGTGGTGAAGACCCACTTGCGGGACATGATCATCTTGCCCGAGATGGTGGGAAGCATGGTCGGCGTGTACAACGGCAAGACCTTCAACCAGGTGGAAATCAAG CCTGAGATGATCGGTCACTACCTGGGCGAGTTTTCCATCACCTACAAGCCTGTCAAGCATGGCCGGCCCGGGATTGGAGCCACCCATTCTTCCCGCTTCATCCCTCTGAAATAA